One part of the Xiphophorus hellerii strain 12219 chromosome 17, Xiphophorus_hellerii-4.1, whole genome shotgun sequence genome encodes these proteins:
- the tnnt2c gene encoding troponin T2c, cardiac, translating to MSDTEEIVEEYEEEEEDENVHDKGSKPWFKTTYIPNMAPPKLPDGEKVNFDDLHRKRVEKDYNDLQTLIEQHFSSRQKEEEELIALRSRIEQRRADRAEQQRVRAEQERERQARVVEERSRREEEAAKLRAEEEAKKKKIFSNKSFGGYLQKVDQKKGKKLTAREEKKKALMERRKLLNIDHLSQEKLVEKVQDLWQWLHQLHAEKFELAEKLKLQKYEIHVLRNRVSDHQRGSKTSKSSRGAKGKAGSRK from the coding sequence ATGTCAGACACTGAGGAGATTGTGGAGGAatatgaagaggaggaagaggatgagaaCGTGCACGACAAAGGGTCCAAGCCATGGTTTAAAACCACCTATATACCAAACATGGCTCCTCCAAAGCTCCCTGATGGAGAGAAGGTCAACTTTGATGATCTCCACCGGAAGAGAGTGGAAAAGGATTACAACGACCTCCAAACTCTCATCGAGCAGCATTTCTCCAGCCgccagaaggaggaggaagagctgaTTGCCCTGCGCAGCCGCATTGAACAGCGCCGTGCTGATCGGGCCGAGCAGCAGCGAGTCCGAGCAGAACAGGAGCGAGAGCGCCAAGCTCGGGTGGTAGAGGAGAGGTCGAGGCGCGAAGAGGAGGCCGCCAAGCTGCGGGCTGAGGAGGAagccaagaagaagaagatattCTCCAACAAGTCCTTCGGGGGTTACCTGCAGAAGGTAGACCAGAAGAAGGGCAAGAAACTAACAGCCCGcgaggagaagaagaaagccCTGATGGAGCGCAGGAAGCTGCTCAACATTGACCACCTGAGCCAGGAGAAGCTGGTGGAGAAGGTGCAGGACCTGTGGCAGTGGCTCCACCAGCTGCACGCCGAGAAGTTTGAGCTGGCTGAGAAGTTGAAGttgcaaaaatatgaaatccACGTTCTCCGGAACCGAGTCAGCGACCACCAGAGAGGCTCCAAAACGTCCAAGAGCTCCCGCGGGGCCAAAGGGAAAGCTGGTTCCAGGAAGTAA